Proteins from a single region of Thunnus albacares chromosome 14, fThuAlb1.1, whole genome shotgun sequence:
- the zfand4 gene encoding AN1-type zinc finger protein 4 isoform X2 produces the protein MTDRKEPPFFNDDSVGAFRYKLPLYDTMELFIETLTGTCFELRVLPFEAVISVKAKIQRLEGIPVAQQHLIWNNLELDDEHCLHDYGIAEGCTLKLVLAMRGGPINTRRVTMEDPIKEVADLMEGTKEEGWEKSLANKQVTFVVYREGDQLNFFRVVDRGDGTLTLLSESLSGSVYNVYAEEEEDGDSSAAAQQSLENSITMNKMKLLKAKMEDMNLNKKPKKSTKVKPRPPISLHPCGGSLGPSSTRHHHRLFRSLPQINQPWANAQLPPIADQEPTDSSLPSATATSAHFSIPRRPPPSFSSPSCYMLQEEEPWETCPPFAKIRPPPKVSRLDIGSTRLMRDCVYPQLPPLCTRGPPEATFDSAEPVGEAVGLSLSEEAAGLVAPTQPGAPFGELPDPLTLDVSNQPDGGRRSFEVGAQHQLSLSPSPLSTWTHGTSDTLTSRADGTQLGTSFHISPPSPLPTSTSPSTSTRPLPQPFDSTVSCLQPNLQAHSSAQVRPGSTSPRPSTVSSTHAPRLRGVKVESPGKRPELISKREARGITKMANQACKEPLGSLNNSELLASLSTRAPDGSSRDSLRESLGLALALSPATASGQGSLGSRLPSISTNRLLQDDLIRQMSPLHRTAASYMGTNSHASGGRVMTSFGRIGTPTHHLPPVKAPTGIKKKSSKHCFLCGKKTGLATSFECRCGHNFCATHRYAETHDCTYDYKSAGRRFLQETNPLISAPKLPKI, from the exons ATGACCGACAGGAAGGAGCCCCCCTTCTTCAATGATGACAGCGTGGGTGCTTTTCGCTATAAGCTTCCTCTCTATGACACTATGGAGCTCTTCATAGAGACGCTGACAGGGACCTGTTTTGAGCTGCGCGTGTTGCCCTTTGAGGCTGTCATTTCAGTCAAGGCAAAGATCCAAAGGCTGGAAG GTATCCCTGTTGCCCAGCAACACCTTATCTGGAACAATCTGGAGCTGGATGATGAACATTGTCTACATGACTATGG caTTGCAGAGGGCTGCACCTTGAAACTGGTCTTAGCCATGAGGGGAGGCCCAATTAACACCAGGAGAG TAACCATGGAGGATCCTATCAAAGAGGTGGCTGACCTGATGGAGGGCACAAAGGAGGAGGGTTGGGAGAAAAGCCTGGCCAACAAGCAGGTCACGTTTGTGGTCTATCGTGAAGGTGACCAGCTTAACTTCTTCCGTGTGGTCGACAGGGGAGACGGCACCCTGACTCTTCTGTCTGAATCTCTGAG TGGCTCCGTGTACAACGTGTacgcagaggaggaggaggatggcgACAGTTCTGCAGCTGCACAGCAGAGCCTTGAGAACTCCATCACCATGAACAAAATGAAGCTGCTCAAAGCCAAGATGGAGGACATGAACCTCAACAAGAAG CCGAAGAAGTCGACTAAGGTAAAACCACGGCCCCCCATCAGCCTCCATCCCTGCGGTGGCTCCCTAGGACCTTCCAGCACACGACACCATCATCGCCTCTTTCGCTCGCTCCCCCAGATTAACCAGCCTTGGGCAAATGCACAACTACCTCCTATTGCAGACCAAGAACCCACAGACTCCTCCCTGCCCTCTGCTACTGCAACCTCTGCCCACTTCTCCATCCCCAGACgaccccctccctctttctcctcgCCTTCTTGTTATATGCTTCAGGAGGAGGAGCCATGGGAGACATGCCCACCATTTGCAAAGATCCGGCCCCCTCCCAAAGTATCCCGGCTGGACATTGGCAGCACCAGGTTGATGAGGGATTGTGTGTACCCTCAGCTCCCTCCGCTGTGCACCAGAGGGCCACCTGAAGCCACATTTGACTCAGCTGAGCCTGTAGGGGAGGCAGTCGGGCTGAGTTTGTCAGAGGAAGCTGCTGGACTGGTGGCACCAACACAACCTGGAGCTCCATTTGGGGAACTGCCAGACCCTCTCACTCTCGATGTGTCCAACCAGCCAGACGGAGGTCGTCGGTCCTTCGAGGTTGGAGCTCAGCACCAGCTGTCACTCTCCCCCTCCCCGCTCAGTACCTGGACACATGGGACAAGTGATACCCTCACCAGCAGAGCAGATGGGACACAGCTTGGCACATCATTTCATATCAGCCCCCCCTCTCCATtacccacctccacctccccatCCACATCTACCAGACCGCTACCTCAGCCTTTTGACTCCACTGTCTCCTGTTTACAGCCCAACCTTCAAGCACATTCCTCAGCACAAGTGAGGCCAGGCAGCACATCCCCTCGCCCCTCCACGGTGTCGTCAACTCATGCGCCACGCCTTCGTGGTGTCAAAGTGGAATCGCCTGGCAAGAGGCCAGAGCTTATCTCCAAGAGGGAAGCAAGAGGCATCACTAAGATGGCCAACCAAGCTTGTAAGGAGCCACTAGGGTCACTGAACAACTCTGAGCTCTTGGCCTCTCTCTCCACAAGGGCTCCAGACGGCAGCAGCAGGGACAGCCTTAGAGAGAGTTTGGGACTTGCACTGGCATTGTCTCCTGCCACTGCCTCAGGACAGGGCAGCCTTGGCTCCAGGCTGCCATCCATCTCAACTAACAGGCTCCTTCAAGATGATCTCATCAGACAAATGTCACCGTTGCACCGAACAGCAGCCTCCTACATG GGCACCAACAGTCATGCATCAGGTGGGAGAGTCATGACGTCCTTCGGGAGAATAG GCACTCCAACACACCACCTACCTCCGGTCAAGGCTCCCACAGGCATCAAGAAGAAgagctcaaagcactgcttcCTTTGTGGCAAGAAAACTGGCCTGGCCACAAGCTTTGAGTGCAG GTGTGGTCACAATTTCTGTGCCACCCACCGCTATGCAGAGACGCATGACTGCACTTATGACTACAAGAGTGCCGGGAGACGATTTCTGCAAGAGACCAACCCTCTTATCAGTGCTCCCAAGCTGCCTAAGATCTAA
- the zfand4 gene encoding AN1-type zinc finger protein 4 isoform X1, translating into MTDRKEPPFFNDDSVGAFRYKLPLYDTMELFIETLTGTCFELRVLPFEAVISVKAKIQRLEGIPVAQQHLIWNNLELDDEHCLHDYGIAEGCTLKLVLAMRGGPINTRRVTMEDPIKEVADLMEGTKEEGWEKSLANKQVTFVVYREGDQLNFFRVVDRGDGTLTLLSESLSSGSVYNVYAEEEEDGDSSAAAQQSLENSITMNKMKLLKAKMEDMNLNKKPKKSTKVKPRPPISLHPCGGSLGPSSTRHHHRLFRSLPQINQPWANAQLPPIADQEPTDSSLPSATATSAHFSIPRRPPPSFSSPSCYMLQEEEPWETCPPFAKIRPPPKVSRLDIGSTRLMRDCVYPQLPPLCTRGPPEATFDSAEPVGEAVGLSLSEEAAGLVAPTQPGAPFGELPDPLTLDVSNQPDGGRRSFEVGAQHQLSLSPSPLSTWTHGTSDTLTSRADGTQLGTSFHISPPSPLPTSTSPSTSTRPLPQPFDSTVSCLQPNLQAHSSAQVRPGSTSPRPSTVSSTHAPRLRGVKVESPGKRPELISKREARGITKMANQACKEPLGSLNNSELLASLSTRAPDGSSRDSLRESLGLALALSPATASGQGSLGSRLPSISTNRLLQDDLIRQMSPLHRTAASYMGTNSHASGGRVMTSFGRIGTPTHHLPPVKAPTGIKKKSSKHCFLCGKKTGLATSFECRCGHNFCATHRYAETHDCTYDYKSAGRRFLQETNPLISAPKLPKI; encoded by the exons ATGACCGACAGGAAGGAGCCCCCCTTCTTCAATGATGACAGCGTGGGTGCTTTTCGCTATAAGCTTCCTCTCTATGACACTATGGAGCTCTTCATAGAGACGCTGACAGGGACCTGTTTTGAGCTGCGCGTGTTGCCCTTTGAGGCTGTCATTTCAGTCAAGGCAAAGATCCAAAGGCTGGAAG GTATCCCTGTTGCCCAGCAACACCTTATCTGGAACAATCTGGAGCTGGATGATGAACATTGTCTACATGACTATGG caTTGCAGAGGGCTGCACCTTGAAACTGGTCTTAGCCATGAGGGGAGGCCCAATTAACACCAGGAGAG TAACCATGGAGGATCCTATCAAAGAGGTGGCTGACCTGATGGAGGGCACAAAGGAGGAGGGTTGGGAGAAAAGCCTGGCCAACAAGCAGGTCACGTTTGTGGTCTATCGTGAAGGTGACCAGCTTAACTTCTTCCGTGTGGTCGACAGGGGAGACGGCACCCTGACTCTTCTGTCTGAATCTCTGAG TAGTGGCTCCGTGTACAACGTGTacgcagaggaggaggaggatggcgACAGTTCTGCAGCTGCACAGCAGAGCCTTGAGAACTCCATCACCATGAACAAAATGAAGCTGCTCAAAGCCAAGATGGAGGACATGAACCTCAACAAGAAG CCGAAGAAGTCGACTAAGGTAAAACCACGGCCCCCCATCAGCCTCCATCCCTGCGGTGGCTCCCTAGGACCTTCCAGCACACGACACCATCATCGCCTCTTTCGCTCGCTCCCCCAGATTAACCAGCCTTGGGCAAATGCACAACTACCTCCTATTGCAGACCAAGAACCCACAGACTCCTCCCTGCCCTCTGCTACTGCAACCTCTGCCCACTTCTCCATCCCCAGACgaccccctccctctttctcctcgCCTTCTTGTTATATGCTTCAGGAGGAGGAGCCATGGGAGACATGCCCACCATTTGCAAAGATCCGGCCCCCTCCCAAAGTATCCCGGCTGGACATTGGCAGCACCAGGTTGATGAGGGATTGTGTGTACCCTCAGCTCCCTCCGCTGTGCACCAGAGGGCCACCTGAAGCCACATTTGACTCAGCTGAGCCTGTAGGGGAGGCAGTCGGGCTGAGTTTGTCAGAGGAAGCTGCTGGACTGGTGGCACCAACACAACCTGGAGCTCCATTTGGGGAACTGCCAGACCCTCTCACTCTCGATGTGTCCAACCAGCCAGACGGAGGTCGTCGGTCCTTCGAGGTTGGAGCTCAGCACCAGCTGTCACTCTCCCCCTCCCCGCTCAGTACCTGGACACATGGGACAAGTGATACCCTCACCAGCAGAGCAGATGGGACACAGCTTGGCACATCATTTCATATCAGCCCCCCCTCTCCATtacccacctccacctccccatCCACATCTACCAGACCGCTACCTCAGCCTTTTGACTCCACTGTCTCCTGTTTACAGCCCAACCTTCAAGCACATTCCTCAGCACAAGTGAGGCCAGGCAGCACATCCCCTCGCCCCTCCACGGTGTCGTCAACTCATGCGCCACGCCTTCGTGGTGTCAAAGTGGAATCGCCTGGCAAGAGGCCAGAGCTTATCTCCAAGAGGGAAGCAAGAGGCATCACTAAGATGGCCAACCAAGCTTGTAAGGAGCCACTAGGGTCACTGAACAACTCTGAGCTCTTGGCCTCTCTCTCCACAAGGGCTCCAGACGGCAGCAGCAGGGACAGCCTTAGAGAGAGTTTGGGACTTGCACTGGCATTGTCTCCTGCCACTGCCTCAGGACAGGGCAGCCTTGGCTCCAGGCTGCCATCCATCTCAACTAACAGGCTCCTTCAAGATGATCTCATCAGACAAATGTCACCGTTGCACCGAACAGCAGCCTCCTACATG GGCACCAACAGTCATGCATCAGGTGGGAGAGTCATGACGTCCTTCGGGAGAATAG GCACTCCAACACACCACCTACCTCCGGTCAAGGCTCCCACAGGCATCAAGAAGAAgagctcaaagcactgcttcCTTTGTGGCAAGAAAACTGGCCTGGCCACAAGCTTTGAGTGCAG GTGTGGTCACAATTTCTGTGCCACCCACCGCTATGCAGAGACGCATGACTGCACTTATGACTACAAGAGTGCCGGGAGACGATTTCTGCAAGAGACCAACCCTCTTATCAGTGCTCCCAAGCTGCCTAAGATCTAA
- the zfand4 gene encoding AN1-type zinc finger protein 4 isoform X3 has product MRGGPINTRRVTMEDPIKEVADLMEGTKEEGWEKSLANKQVTFVVYREGDQLNFFRVVDRGDGTLTLLSESLSSGSVYNVYAEEEEDGDSSAAAQQSLENSITMNKMKLLKAKMEDMNLNKKPKKSTKVKPRPPISLHPCGGSLGPSSTRHHHRLFRSLPQINQPWANAQLPPIADQEPTDSSLPSATATSAHFSIPRRPPPSFSSPSCYMLQEEEPWETCPPFAKIRPPPKVSRLDIGSTRLMRDCVYPQLPPLCTRGPPEATFDSAEPVGEAVGLSLSEEAAGLVAPTQPGAPFGELPDPLTLDVSNQPDGGRRSFEVGAQHQLSLSPSPLSTWTHGTSDTLTSRADGTQLGTSFHISPPSPLPTSTSPSTSTRPLPQPFDSTVSCLQPNLQAHSSAQVRPGSTSPRPSTVSSTHAPRLRGVKVESPGKRPELISKREARGITKMANQACKEPLGSLNNSELLASLSTRAPDGSSRDSLRESLGLALALSPATASGQGSLGSRLPSISTNRLLQDDLIRQMSPLHRTAASYMGTNSHASGGRVMTSFGRIGTPTHHLPPVKAPTGIKKKSSKHCFLCGKKTGLATSFECRCGHNFCATHRYAETHDCTYDYKSAGRRFLQETNPLISAPKLPKI; this is encoded by the exons ATGAGGGGAGGCCCAATTAACACCAGGAGAG TAACCATGGAGGATCCTATCAAAGAGGTGGCTGACCTGATGGAGGGCACAAAGGAGGAGGGTTGGGAGAAAAGCCTGGCCAACAAGCAGGTCACGTTTGTGGTCTATCGTGAAGGTGACCAGCTTAACTTCTTCCGTGTGGTCGACAGGGGAGACGGCACCCTGACTCTTCTGTCTGAATCTCTGAG TAGTGGCTCCGTGTACAACGTGTacgcagaggaggaggaggatggcgACAGTTCTGCAGCTGCACAGCAGAGCCTTGAGAACTCCATCACCATGAACAAAATGAAGCTGCTCAAAGCCAAGATGGAGGACATGAACCTCAACAAGAAG CCGAAGAAGTCGACTAAGGTAAAACCACGGCCCCCCATCAGCCTCCATCCCTGCGGTGGCTCCCTAGGACCTTCCAGCACACGACACCATCATCGCCTCTTTCGCTCGCTCCCCCAGATTAACCAGCCTTGGGCAAATGCACAACTACCTCCTATTGCAGACCAAGAACCCACAGACTCCTCCCTGCCCTCTGCTACTGCAACCTCTGCCCACTTCTCCATCCCCAGACgaccccctccctctttctcctcgCCTTCTTGTTATATGCTTCAGGAGGAGGAGCCATGGGAGACATGCCCACCATTTGCAAAGATCCGGCCCCCTCCCAAAGTATCCCGGCTGGACATTGGCAGCACCAGGTTGATGAGGGATTGTGTGTACCCTCAGCTCCCTCCGCTGTGCACCAGAGGGCCACCTGAAGCCACATTTGACTCAGCTGAGCCTGTAGGGGAGGCAGTCGGGCTGAGTTTGTCAGAGGAAGCTGCTGGACTGGTGGCACCAACACAACCTGGAGCTCCATTTGGGGAACTGCCAGACCCTCTCACTCTCGATGTGTCCAACCAGCCAGACGGAGGTCGTCGGTCCTTCGAGGTTGGAGCTCAGCACCAGCTGTCACTCTCCCCCTCCCCGCTCAGTACCTGGACACATGGGACAAGTGATACCCTCACCAGCAGAGCAGATGGGACACAGCTTGGCACATCATTTCATATCAGCCCCCCCTCTCCATtacccacctccacctccccatCCACATCTACCAGACCGCTACCTCAGCCTTTTGACTCCACTGTCTCCTGTTTACAGCCCAACCTTCAAGCACATTCCTCAGCACAAGTGAGGCCAGGCAGCACATCCCCTCGCCCCTCCACGGTGTCGTCAACTCATGCGCCACGCCTTCGTGGTGTCAAAGTGGAATCGCCTGGCAAGAGGCCAGAGCTTATCTCCAAGAGGGAAGCAAGAGGCATCACTAAGATGGCCAACCAAGCTTGTAAGGAGCCACTAGGGTCACTGAACAACTCTGAGCTCTTGGCCTCTCTCTCCACAAGGGCTCCAGACGGCAGCAGCAGGGACAGCCTTAGAGAGAGTTTGGGACTTGCACTGGCATTGTCTCCTGCCACTGCCTCAGGACAGGGCAGCCTTGGCTCCAGGCTGCCATCCATCTCAACTAACAGGCTCCTTCAAGATGATCTCATCAGACAAATGTCACCGTTGCACCGAACAGCAGCCTCCTACATG GGCACCAACAGTCATGCATCAGGTGGGAGAGTCATGACGTCCTTCGGGAGAATAG GCACTCCAACACACCACCTACCTCCGGTCAAGGCTCCCACAGGCATCAAGAAGAAgagctcaaagcactgcttcCTTTGTGGCAAGAAAACTGGCCTGGCCACAAGCTTTGAGTGCAG GTGTGGTCACAATTTCTGTGCCACCCACCGCTATGCAGAGACGCATGACTGCACTTATGACTACAAGAGTGCCGGGAGACGATTTCTGCAAGAGACCAACCCTCTTATCAGTGCTCCCAAGCTGCCTAAGATCTAA